The Podospora pseudocomata strain CBS 415.72m chromosome 1 map unlocalized CBS415.72m_1, whole genome shotgun sequence genome has a segment encoding these proteins:
- a CDS encoding uncharacterized protein (COG:Q; EggNog:ENOG503P0QB) produces the protein MASLLPRTASRAARSMTLRPATSLPRNNPLHIPRQTTTIPLPNTTRPFSSSTSLQTDLTQPPYSPPFKDLFTLQNHIILITGGARGLGLTQAAALLSAGAKVHALDLLPPTPEFLSVQQSFPSGALTAHQVDVRDQSALATIVGGIAEKEGKINGLVAAAGIQQETPALEYKKEDVDKMMGVNVTGVFMTAQAVAREMIARKQRGSLVLVGSMSGTVANRGLICPAYNASKAAVLQLARNLAAEWGEHGIRVNSLSPGYIVTAMTAGLFDAFPERRTAWPDANMLKRLSYPEEYRGAAIFLLSEASSFMTGADLRVDGGHCAW, from the exons AtggcctccctcctccccagaacTGCCTCCAGAGCGGCCAGATCCATGACCTTGCGACCTGCCACCTCACTCCCCAGAAACAACCCACTTCATATCCCCCGtcagaccaccaccatcccccttcccaacaccacccgacccttctcctcctccacctccctccaaaCCGACCTAACCCAACCCCCTTACTCCCCGCCGTTCAAAgacctcttcaccctccaaaaccacatcatcctcatcaccggcggcgCCCGCGGCCTAGGCCTAACCCAAGCCGcagccctcctctccgccggcGCCAAAGTCCAcgccctcgacctcctccccccaacccccgagTTCCTCTCCGTCCAGCAGTCCTTCCCCTCCGGCGCCCTAACCGCCCACCAAGTCGACGTGCGCGACCAATCCGCCCTGGCGACCATCGTCGGCGGCATCGCagaaaaggaagggaaaaTCAACGGCCTGGTCGCCGCGGCGGGGATACAACAAGAGACGCCCGCGCTCGAGTACAAAAAGGAAGATGTCgacaagatgatgggggtgaaCGTCACGGGCGTGTTCATGACCGCGCAGgcggtggcgagggagatgattgCACGAAAGCagagggggagtttggtgcTCGTGGGCAGCATGAGTGGGACGGTGGCGAATAGGGGGTTGATTTGCCC GGCGTATAACGCCTCCAAGGCTGCGGTCTTGCAGCTTGCGAGAAACCTCGCCGCGGAGTGGGGTGAGCACGGCATCAGAGTTAACTCGCTTTCGCCCGGGTACATCGTCACGGCTATGACGGCAGGCTTGTTCGACGCCTTTCCCGAACGGAGGACCGCCTGGCCGGATGCCAACATGTTGAAGCGACTGAGCTATCCGGAAGAGTACAGAGGCGCGGCCATCT
- a CDS encoding uncharacterized protein (EggNog:ENOG503NWBB; COG:C), translated as MALTYQQSKLVKDTIPALREHGEKITTIFYKNMLRDHPELNNYFNSVNQKNGRQPRALTSVILSFASNINHISELIPKFERMCNKHCSLGIQPEHYEIVGKYLIMAFTEVLGPAMTPQVHSAWEKAYWLLAKMLIGREAQLYRDFESWSSWRKFKIDRVVPETEDIYSFYLVPQDGKKLPKFFPGQYISLRVNGPEGYLQSRQYSLSEAWKPDYYRITVKRDEGARYSNSVSQSYFHPGVVSNLLIDSMPAGTMVDVSHPAGEFFLDTNNSSNVPIVLISAGVGVAPMVAIANEVVATQPNRPISWIHGSRKSVPFEEHITHLRRTNPNFHTNIFKTHLAGSDVVGVNYNYDFRMDLAKVNPDDLHLNHGGTEYFICGPEQFMLEMSDYLKSQGVLTQRVHFELFSTGDLAFKHQ; from the coding sequence ATGGCGCTCACATATCAACAATCAAAACTGGTCAAGGACACCATCCCGGCCCTCCGAGAGCACGGTGAGAAGATCACGACCATCTTCTACAAGAACATGCTTCGCGACCACCCGGAGTTGAACAACTACTTCAACAGCGTCAACCAGAAGAATGGCCGGCAACCGCGTGCCTTGACCTCTGTCATCCTCAGCTTcgcctccaacatcaaccacatcaGTGAGCTGATCCCCAAGTTTGAGCGCATGTGCAACAAGCACTGCTCTCTCGGTATCCAGCCTGAACACTACGAGATTGTCGGCAAATACCTGATCATGGCCTTCACCGAGGTGCTTGGCCCAGCAATGACACCGCAGGTGCATTCGGCTTGGGAGAAGGCGTACTGGTTGTTGGCCAAGATGCTCATTGGGCGGGAGGCGCAGCTTTACAGAGACTTTGAGTCGTGGAGCTCATGGCGCAAGTTCAAGATTGACCGGGTGGTGCCAGAGACGGAGGATATCTACTCCTTCTATCTCGTGCCACAAGACGGCAAGAAGTTGCCCAAGTTCTTCCCAGGACAGTACATCTCTTTGCGGGTGAACGGCCCGGAGGGCTATCTCCAGTCAAGACAGTACTCGCTCAGTGAGGCGTGGAAGCCTGACTACTACCGCATTACGGTCAAGAGGGATGAAGGCGCCAGGTATTCCAACTCGGTTTCACAATCGTACTTTCATCCTGGTGTTGTGTCCAACCTCTTGATCGACTCGATGCCCGCTGGCACCATGGTCGACGTTTCTCACCCCGCCGGCGAGTTCTTCCTcgacaccaacaactccagCAACGTCCCCATCGTCCTCATCTCGGCCGGTGTCGGTGTTGCGCCCATGGTCGCCATTGCCAACGAAGTCGTTGCGACACAACCCAACAGGCCAATCTCGTGGATCCACGGCTCCAGGAAATCGGTACCGTTTGAGGAGCACATCACACACCTGAGAcgcaccaaccccaacttccacaccaacatcttcaagacACACCTTGCTGGGAGCGACGTGGTGGGGGTAAACTACAACTACGACTTCCGCATGGACCTCGCCAAGGTCAACCCCGACgacctccacctcaaccacggCGGCACCGAGTACTTCATCTGCGGTCCCGAGCAGTTCATGCTGGAGATGTCGGATTACCTCAAGAGCCAGGGCGTGCTGACCCAGCGCGTCCATTTTGAGCTCTTCTCGACCGGTGACCTTGCGTTCAAGCACCAATGA
- the GCN5_1 gene encoding histone acetyltransferase (EggNog:ENOG503NVPK; COG:B; COG:K), which produces MAKDTKRKATDEPTSPTAAKRVKVDESVEPEKKPLKVPAIPFPEKPAVIEERNGEIEFRVVNNDNERESLIILTGLKCIFQKQLPKMPKDYIARLVYDRTHLSIAIVKKPLEVVGGITYRPFKGRKFAEIVFCAISSDQQVKGYGAHLMSHLKDYVKATSDVMHFLTYADNYAIGYFKKQGFTKEITLDKSIWMGYIKDYEGGTIMQCTMLPRIRYLEMGRMLLKQKECVQAKIRAYSKSHIIHQPPKQWQKNGVAPIDPLSIEAIRASGWSPDMDELARQPRHGPNYNQLLHLLNDLQNHQSAWPFLMPVNRDEVADYYDVIKEPMDLSTMETKLEADQYATPEDFIKDAKLVFDNCRKYNNETTPYAKCANKLEKFMWAQIRAIPEWSHLES; this is translated from the exons ATGGCTAAGGACACGAAGCGCAAAGCGACCGACGAACCGACCTCTCCCACGGCGGCGAAGCGCGTCAAGGTCGACGAGTCAGTCGAGCCCGAGAAGAAGCCCCTCAAGGTTCCGGCAATCCCCTTTCCGGAAAAG CCAGCCGTAATCGAAGAGCGCAATGGCGAGATCGAGTTCCGAGTggtcaacaacgacaacgagCGCGAGAGTCTTATTATCCTTACCGGCCTGAAATGTATCTTCCAGAAGCAGCTCCCGAAAATGCCCAAGGACTACATTGCGCGCCTCGTGTACGACCGAACCCATTTGTCGATAGCCATTGTGAAGAAGCCTTTGGAAGTGGTAGGAGGCATCACGTACCGGCCGTTCAAGGGCCGCAAGTTTGCCGAAATCGTATTCTGCGCCATCTCTTCGGATCAACAAGTCAAAGGCTACGGCGCGCATTTAATGTCTCATCTTAAAGATTATGTGAAGGCGACCTCGGATGTGATGCACTTCCTGACTTACGCTGATAACTATGCTATTGGCTATTTTAAGAAACAAGGGTTTACGAAGGAAATCACGCTCGACAAGTCAATATGGATGGGTTATATCAAGGACTATGAAGGGGGTACCATCATGCAGTGCACCATGCTGCCACGTATCCGGTACTTGGAGATGGGTCGCATGCTGCTCAAGCAAAAAGAATGTGTCCAGGCTAAGATTCGGGCCTACTCAAAGTCGCACATCattcaccaaccaccaaagcAATGGCAGAAGAACGGCGTTGCCCCGATAGACCCCTTGTCGATAGAAGCCATCCGCGCCAGCGGTTGGTCTCCCGACATGGACGAACTTGCCCGCCAGCCCCGCCACGGTCCGAACTACAACCAGCTTTTGCACCTCCTCAACGATCTCCAGAACCACCAGTCTGCCTGGCCGTTTTTGATGCCCGTCAATAGAGATGAGGTGGCAGATTACTACGACGTGATCAAGGAGCCGATGGACCTCTCGACAATGGAGACCAAGCTCGAGGCCGACCAGTACGCCACGCCGGAGGACTTCATCAAGGACGCCAAGCTGGTGTTTGACAACTGCAGGAAATACAACAACGAGACGACCCCGTACGCCAAGTGCGCGAACAAGCTGGAGAAGTTCATGTGGGCGCAGATCCGTGCTATCCCGGAGTGGTCACATCTCGAGTCTTAG
- the rad1_1 gene encoding checkpoint clamp complex protein Rad1 (EggNog:ENOG503NWHR; COG:D; COG:L), protein MDSSLHEVWQAASGSPFTPAIGKDNQFLLAFILLVLGFGLSGAFALNRSVVSLPTLAVPASLSLAVGVVYMFCAVGVYV, encoded by the exons ATGGATTCTTCACTGCACGAGGTCTGGCAGGCTGCGTCCGGCTCGCCGTTCACCCCCGCCATCGGCAAGGACAACCAGTTTCTCTTGGCCTTCATTCTCCTGGTCCTGGGCTTTGGCCTCAGTGGCGCGTTCGCTCTGA ACCGGTCTGTAGTGAGCCTCCCAACTTTGGCTGTGCCTGCGTCGTTGTCGCTTGC GGTTGGTGTGGTTTATATGTTCTGTGCGGTCGGGGTCTACGTTTAA
- the rad1_2 gene encoding checkpoint clamp complex protein Rad1 (EggNog:ENOG503NWHR; COG:D; COG:L; BUSCO:EOG092648O6) — protein MDAPDPPILRAVTSSTRLLYQLLKAINFTNKVHVEITEKGIRFSTDHARVMQGVTHWDKSLFTSYTTNIPAPEESNGNPDDEDDAPPPSVIFQLSLPALLETLQIFGAADAAARQARSDIDPYRSTNLRNYRSDAFSNQILGMSNGTCSLSYNAEGDPFSIILEEGSVKTTCNLTTYVPEIPEDIPFDIEDLGFKIITQAKWLLDALAELAPASPEKLIITASKAAPYLKLTSVGGALGSGGIDFSQGKDLLETFSVRKKKWSQAFKFDMLKAANEAMRIATKVSLRGDGQGVLSMQFLVEVGGEGGGVCFLDFRFVPYADREEDDDDETECEEGEYGMEVDG, from the coding sequence ATGGACGCACCAGACCCCCCTATCCTCCGAGCCGTCACCAGCTCAACCAGACTTCTCTATCAGCTACTCAAAGCGATCAATTTCACCAATAAAGTCCACGTCGAGATCACCGAGAAAGGAATCCGCTTCTCGACCGACCACGCCAGAGTGATGCAAGGCGTCACCCATTGGGACAAATCTCTCTTTACCTCGTATACCACAAATATTCCCGCCCCCGAAGAATCCAACGGCAAccccgacgacgaagacgatgcccctcccccctcggtCATATTTCAACTATCTCTACCCGCCCTCTTGGAAACCCTTCAGATCTTTGGCGCCGCCGACGCAGCCGCCCGCCAGGCCAGATCAGACATTGACCCCTACCGCAGCACCAACCTCCGCAACTACCGCTCCgacgccttctccaaccagATCCTCGGCATGAGCAACGGCACTTGTTCGCTATCCTACAATGCCGAAGGTGACCCCTtcagcatcatcctcgaAGAAGGTAGCGTGAAGACGACCTGCAACCTCACAACCTATGTTCCTGAAATCCCAGAGGACATCCCCTTTGACATTGAAGATTTGGGATTCAAGATCATCACCCAGGCCAAGTGGCTGCTGGATGCCCTGGCTGAACTTGCGCCCGCTTCGCCAGAAAAATTGATAATTACCGCTAGCAAAGCAGCGCCTTATCTCAAGCTTACAAGTGTAGGGGGTGCtttggggagtggtgggatcGATTTTTCGCAGGGAAAAGACTTGCTCGAGACTTTTTCcgtgaggaagaagaagtggaGCCAGGCTTTCAAGTTTGATATGCTCAAGGCGGCGAACGAGGCGATGAGGATTGCGACAAAGGTTAGTTTGAGAGGGGATGGGCAGGGGGTGTTGAGCATGCAGTTTTTGGTcgaggtggggggggaggggggaggggtgtgtTTTTTGGACTTTAGGTTTGTGCCTTATGCTGatagggaggaggacgacgacgacgagacggagtgtgaggagggggaatatgggatggaggttgatgggtaG